TTGTTGTATTAGAATTTTCGGCACGAAAGGTTGGTCCAAAAGTATAAACTTGGCGGAAAGCTTGGGCAAAACCTTCAGCATGAAGTTGACCAGAAACTGTTAAACTAGCTTTTTTGCCAAAAAAATCCTCGGCATAATTATCATCGGTTCTTGTTGTGACAACAAACGATTCTCCAGCTCCTTCAGCATCATTACTTGTAATAATTGGGGTATGAACATAAATAAAATTATTTTTATTAAAGAATTCATGAATTGCAAAAGCACTACTACTACGAATTCGAAAAATTGCATTAAAAGTATTAGTCTTTGCCCGCAAATGGGCAATTTCACGTAAATATTCATAAGTATGTTCTTTTTTTTGTAACGGATAGTCTTCACTTGCTTGGTCAAGAATTTCAATGTTACTTGCTTGAATTTCAAATTGCTGTTTGGCCGTTGGAGTTAAACAAAAAGTTCCGGTAACTTTTACCGCTGATGAAATACGAATCCCACTAAGTTCTAAAAAATTAGGTAACTGCTCTGCTTTATAAACAATTTGCACATTATCAAAAATAGTTCCATCATTAACAACTAAAAAACCTAATTTCCCACTACTACGATTTGAACGAACTCATCCTAAAATTGTAACTTCACTTTGATCTTGAATTTGATTTTGATATATTTGTAAAACTGTAGTCATTTTTTGTCTCCTTCTTTGTTTCTATAATTTAATTGCACTTTGTAATGCTAATTCAACCATTTGATGAAAATTATTCTGGCGTTCAGCAGCCGAAGTAACTTCACCGGAAATAAATGAATCTGAAATTGTTAATAGTGTTGCAGCGTTTTTATTTAATGCTAAAGCATTAGCAAACAACGCAAACGATTCCATTTCAACACAAACAGTGTTATATTCAGCTTTAATCCTTTTTCAATCATCGGCATTTTTACGATAAAAGACATCAGATGAATGGACAATTCCCGGATAAGTCTTAATCTTAACAGTTTGAGCCACTTCTTCAATTGTTTCAAAAATAGATTTGGAAGCCGCAAGAACTTTATCATTAACACCAGCAACAATTTGAGCAAAATTATTTTCTCCATAAGCACCCGTTACATTAACAATATC
This genomic window from Spiroplasma sp. SV19 contains:
- the deoD gene encoding purine-nucleoside phosphorylase, with amino-acid sequence MTPHINAKKEDIAKTVLMPGDPLRAKFIAETFLENVKLVNEIRNMYMYTGTYQNKPITIAGSGMGCPSIGIYSYELFKFYDVDNIIRIGSAGSYDASLKIYDIVNVTGAYGENNFAQIVAGVNDKVLAASKSIFETIEEVAQTVKIKTYPGIVHSSDVFYRKNADDWKRIKAEYNTVCVEMESFALFANALALNKNAATLLTISDSFISGEVTSAAERQNNFHQMVELALQSAIKL